The Trueperaceae bacterium genome includes a window with the following:
- a CDS encoding TlpA family protein disulfide reductase, whose protein sequence is MYFNLECPGCVSRGIPFIKRVAAESEGRVRTMLVHTAYGHRTLDREQVVPTLLRFVTDYARVGMPVALDLTGELARAWGVEGTPHWFVFDGAGRLRRSLFGSQDNARTRLEYLLEELTGGSADAPTGGDGY, encoded by the coding sequence ATGTACTTCAACCTCGAGTGCCCGGGCTGCGTCTCGCGCGGGATCCCCTTCATCAAGCGCGTGGCGGCCGAGTCGGAAGGGCGCGTGCGCACCATGTTGGTGCACACCGCGTACGGGCACCGGACCCTCGATCGGGAGCAGGTCGTGCCCACGCTGCTGCGGTTCGTCACCGACTACGCGCGGGTGGGCATGCCAGTCGCCCTCGACCTGACCGGCGAGCTGGCGCGGGCCTGGGGCGTCGAGGGCACGCCCCACTGGTTCGTGTTCGACGGCGCCGGCCGGTTGCGGCGCTCCCTGTTCGGCTCCCAGGACAACGCCCGGACGCGGCTGGAGTACCTGCTGGAGGAGCTGACGGGCGGCTCGGCGGACGCCCCTACGGGCGGCGACGGCTATTGA